A stretch of Lysobacter sp. K5869 DNA encodes these proteins:
- a CDS encoding acyltransferase, with protein MVDVHSVWPYFALMLAAFALASLPWFRGADPAGGGSGRRTDTLDGLRGFLALSVFAVHAIVHYDFLRTGVWKPSSAQFYNVAGVVSVALFFMLTGFLFWNKLLKSGGRPGWKELYIGRVFRLGPMYVAAVATMIVIVAYRTGFEWRQPPLQVIAQALAWLALGIVPPPPAINGYADTGTILAGVTWTLFFEWVFYFSLPLWAFFVRRGKHLAFSASVVAACLLVIVAATWNGGFVPGVKPRPMLLLAVLAELIGMIATGMLVASLLHERIGERLQLQRAPWSALALLALLLVFAAMLSTRNIGMLQLFVLCPLTGLFLFVLCSGNTLFGVLAWPASRRLSNMSYSIYLSQGLSMVAVFALPGVKDYALSGTLPFWIVNIACALALCAASLLTYRYIEEPGIRAGKRVADRARARRAQTPPLAAPAAAD; from the coding sequence ATGGTCGACGTCCATTCGGTCTGGCCCTACTTCGCCCTGATGCTGGCCGCCTTCGCGCTGGCCAGCTTGCCGTGGTTCCGCGGCGCCGATCCGGCCGGCGGCGGCAGCGGCCGGCGCACCGACACCCTCGACGGCTTGCGCGGCTTCCTCGCCCTGAGCGTGTTCGCCGTGCACGCCATCGTGCATTACGACTTCCTGCGCACCGGCGTGTGGAAACCGTCCTCGGCGCAGTTCTACAACGTCGCCGGCGTGGTCTCGGTGGCCTTGTTCTTCATGCTCACCGGCTTCTTGTTCTGGAACAAACTGCTCAAGTCCGGCGGCCGCCCGGGTTGGAAGGAACTCTATATCGGCCGCGTGTTCCGGCTCGGGCCGATGTACGTAGCGGCGGTGGCGACGATGATCGTCATCGTCGCCTACCGCACCGGCTTCGAGTGGCGGCAACCGCCGTTGCAGGTGATCGCGCAGGCGCTGGCGTGGCTGGCGCTGGGCATCGTCCCGCCGCCGCCGGCGATCAACGGCTACGCCGACACCGGCACGATCCTGGCCGGTGTCACCTGGACGCTGTTCTTCGAATGGGTGTTCTACTTCTCGCTGCCGCTGTGGGCGTTCTTCGTCCGCCGCGGCAAGCATCTGGCGTTCTCCGCGAGCGTGGTCGCGGCCTGCTTGCTGGTCATCGTCGCGGCGACCTGGAACGGCGGCTTCGTGCCCGGCGTGAAACCGCGCCCGATGCTGTTGCTGGCGGTGCTGGCCGAACTGATCGGCATGATCGCGACCGGCATGCTGGTCGCGTCCCTGCTGCACGAACGCATCGGCGAGCGCTTGCAGTTGCAGCGCGCGCCGTGGAGCGCGCTGGCGCTGCTGGCCTTGCTCCTGGTGTTCGCGGCGATGCTGAGCACGCGCAACATCGGAATGCTGCAATTGTTCGTGCTGTGCCCGCTGACCGGCTTGTTCCTGTTCGTGCTGTGCTCGGGCAACACCCTGTTCGGCGTCTTGGCGTGGCCGGCCTCGCGCCGGCTCAGCAACATGAGCTACAGCATCTATCTGTCGCAGGGTCTGTCGATGGTGGCGGTGTTCGCCCTCCCCGGGGTCAAGGACTACGCGCTCAGCGGCACGCTGCCGTTCTGGATCGTCAACATCGCCTGCGCGCTGGCGCTGTGCGCGGCGTCGCTGCTGACTTACCGCTACATCGAGGAGCCCGGCATCCGCGCCGGCAAGCGCGTCGCCGACCGGGCGCGGGCGCGGCGCGCGCAGACGCCGCCGCTGGCGGCGCCCGCGGCGGCGGATTGA
- the fabV gene encoding enoyl-ACP reductase FabV produces the protein MIIHPKVRGFICITTHPVGCELNVRDQIAATRKLGVRKDGPKKVLVIGASSGYGLAARISAAFGFGADTLGVFFEKPGSDKKPGTAGWYNSAAFDKFAKAEGLYARSINGDAFSDEVRAKAIELIKNEMGGQVDLVIYSLASPVRKLPSTGEVKRSALKPIGAAYTSSAIDTNKDQIVQATIEPASEQEIEDTVTVMGSQDWELWMDALERADALAPGARTVAFSYIGTEITWPIYWHGALGRAKADLDATALRLDARLRAHGGGTANVAVLKSVVTQASSAIPVLPLYISLVFKVMKEKGLHEGPIEQLDRMYRERMYREDGQPAATDEQGRLRLDDWELREDVQAECSKLWPQVTTENLFALSDYAGYKHEFLKLFGFDRDDVDYDAEVDPDVKFDCIEM, from the coding sequence TTGATCATCCATCCCAAGGTCCGCGGTTTCATCTGCATCACCACCCACCCGGTCGGTTGCGAACTCAACGTGCGCGACCAGATCGCCGCCACGCGCAAGCTCGGCGTGCGCAAGGACGGCCCGAAGAAGGTGCTGGTGATCGGCGCGTCCAGCGGCTACGGCCTGGCCGCGCGCATCTCCGCGGCGTTCGGCTTCGGCGCCGACACCCTGGGCGTGTTTTTCGAGAAGCCCGGCAGCGATAAGAAGCCCGGCACCGCCGGCTGGTACAACTCCGCCGCGTTCGACAAGTTCGCCAAGGCCGAAGGCCTGTACGCGCGCTCGATCAACGGCGACGCGTTCTCCGACGAAGTGCGCGCGAAGGCGATCGAGCTGATCAAGAACGAGATGGGCGGGCAGGTCGATCTGGTGATCTATTCGCTGGCCTCGCCGGTGCGCAAGCTGCCGTCGACGGGCGAGGTGAAGCGCTCCGCGCTCAAGCCGATCGGCGCGGCGTACACCTCCTCGGCGATCGACACCAACAAGGACCAGATCGTCCAGGCCACGATCGAGCCGGCCAGCGAGCAGGAAATCGAAGACACCGTGACGGTGATGGGCAGCCAGGACTGGGAGCTGTGGATGGACGCGCTCGAACGCGCCGACGCGCTGGCCCCGGGCGCGCGCACCGTCGCTTTCAGCTACATCGGCACCGAAATCACCTGGCCGATCTACTGGCACGGCGCGCTGGGCCGGGCCAAGGCCGACCTCGACGCCACCGCGCTGCGCCTGGACGCGCGCCTGCGCGCCCACGGCGGCGGCACGGCCAACGTCGCGGTGCTCAAGTCGGTGGTGACCCAGGCCAGCTCGGCGATCCCGGTGCTGCCGCTGTACATCTCGCTGGTGTTCAAGGTGATGAAGGAAAAGGGCTTGCACGAAGGCCCGATCGAACAGCTCGACCGGATGTACCGCGAGCGCATGTACCGCGAGGACGGCCAGCCGGCGGCGACCGACGAACAGGGCCGCCTGCGCCTGGACGACTGGGAGCTGCGCGAGGACGTGCAGGCCGAATGCAGCAAGCTGTGGCCGCAGGTGACCACCGAGAACCTGTTCGCGCTCAGCGACTACGCCGGCTACAAGCACGAGTTCCTCAAGCTGTTCGGCTTCGACCGCGACGATGTCGACTACGACGCCGAAGTCGATCCGGACGTGAAGTTCGACTGCATCGAGATGTAA
- a CDS encoding class I SAM-dependent methyltransferase encodes MSQHNAAQFEDLADLYEDLSDWPFRRYIETPSVLERAGEVRGLDVLDFGCGAGTYASLFARAGARRVVGYDLAEGMLASARRRAADAGLDIQYVSLLGPASAAAFDLVVAVYVLPYAQSLPELQRMCFQMLAPLRPGGRLIALPIHPEYEPDPSYYEPFGFRMTPRRRADAHRDGEAIQLDLFYQQRFDASVRAWYWSADTLETALRGAGAASVRWHPPQIHAPAGAPPPPPELAAYARKPHAAIVECVRR; translated from the coding sequence ATGAGCCAGCACAACGCCGCCCAGTTCGAAGACCTCGCCGACCTGTACGAGGACTTGTCCGACTGGCCGTTCCGCCGCTACATCGAAACGCCCAGCGTGCTCGAACGCGCCGGCGAGGTGCGCGGGCTGGACGTGCTGGATTTCGGCTGCGGCGCCGGCACCTATGCGAGCCTGTTCGCGCGCGCCGGAGCGCGGCGCGTGGTCGGTTACGACCTCGCCGAGGGCATGCTGGCCAGCGCGCGGCGCCGCGCCGCGGACGCGGGGCTCGATATCCAGTACGTCTCATTGCTGGGGCCGGCGTCGGCCGCCGCCTTCGATCTGGTGGTCGCCGTGTACGTGCTGCCCTACGCGCAGAGCCTGCCGGAGTTGCAGCGCATGTGCTTCCAGATGCTGGCGCCGCTGCGTCCGGGCGGGCGGCTGATCGCCTTGCCGATCCATCCCGAGTACGAACCCGATCCTTCGTACTACGAACCGTTCGGCTTCCGCATGACCCCGCGTCGCCGCGCCGACGCGCATCGCGACGGCGAGGCGATCCAGCTCGACTTGTTCTATCAACAACGCTTCGACGCCAGCGTGCGCGCCTGGTATTGGAGCGCCGACACGCTGGAAACCGCGCTGCGCGGCGCCGGCGCGGCCTCGGTGCGTTGGCACCCGCCGCAGATCCACGCGCCGGCCGGCGCGCCGCCGCCTCCGCCGGAACTGGCCGCGTACGCGCGCAAGCCGCACGCGGCCATCGTGGAGTGCGTGCGGCGCTGA
- a CDS encoding class I SAM-dependent methyltransferase — protein sequence MSTLTAAPLAELIERLFAEDEATSPSDLPELAAMPREEHERLMRSKTDYAEFYGRLKDMPLAVSRETGVLLYLLARSSGARQIVEFGTSFGISTLHLAAALRDNGGGRLIGSEFEPSKVAKARAYIAQAGFADLVEIRDGDALRTLATDLPERIDLVLLDGAKALYAQVLDLLEPRLRPGALIVADNADYCPEYLQRVRAPRSGYLSVPFGEDVELSMRLG from the coding sequence ATGAGCACCCTCACCGCCGCGCCGTTGGCCGAACTGATCGAGCGCCTGTTCGCCGAAGACGAAGCGACCTCGCCGTCGGACCTGCCCGAGCTCGCGGCGATGCCGCGCGAAGAGCACGAACGGCTGATGCGCAGCAAGACCGATTACGCCGAGTTCTACGGCCGCCTCAAGGACATGCCGCTGGCGGTCTCGCGCGAAACCGGCGTGTTGCTGTACCTGCTGGCGCGCAGCAGCGGCGCGCGTCAGATCGTCGAGTTCGGAACCTCGTTCGGCATTTCCACCCTGCATCTGGCCGCGGCGCTGCGCGACAACGGCGGCGGCCGCCTGATCGGCAGCGAGTTCGAGCCGTCGAAGGTGGCCAAGGCCCGCGCCTACATCGCCCAGGCCGGCTTCGCCGATCTGGTCGAGATCCGCGACGGCGACGCGCTGCGCACGCTGGCGACGGACCTGCCCGAACGCATCGATCTGGTCCTGCTCGACGGCGCCAAGGCGCTGTACGCGCAAGTGCTGGACCTGCTCGAACCGCGCCTGCGCCCGGGCGCGCTGATCGTCGCCGACAACGCCGATTACTGCCCCGAATACCTGCAGCGCGTGCGCGCGCCGCGCAGCGGCTATCTGTCGGTGCCGTTCGGCGAGGACGTGGAACTGTCGATGCGCCTGGGCTGA
- a CDS encoding TetR family transcriptional regulator: MTDPKKPQISQRKRPKQARANELVSAVLEAAAQVLAKEGAQRFTTARVAERAGVSVGSLYQYFPNKAAILFRLQSEEWRQTTDLLCATLRDARKPPLRRLRELVHAFVRSECEEAAMRVALADAAPLYRDAPEAEEVRADSHVAFADFMREALPKASDAARATASDLVITTLSQVGKEFSETPRSADEIETYAEAMADMFCAYLRSLARR; encoded by the coding sequence ATGACCGACCCGAAAAAACCGCAGATTTCCCAGCGAAAACGCCCGAAACAGGCGCGCGCCAACGAGCTCGTCTCGGCGGTCCTGGAGGCCGCCGCTCAGGTTTTGGCCAAGGAGGGCGCGCAGCGCTTCACCACCGCGCGCGTGGCCGAGCGCGCCGGCGTCAGCGTCGGCTCGCTGTACCAGTATTTCCCGAACAAGGCGGCGATCTTGTTCCGCCTGCAAAGCGAGGAATGGCGCCAGACCACCGACTTGCTGTGCGCGACCTTGCGCGATGCGCGCAAGCCGCCGCTGCGGCGCTTGCGCGAACTGGTGCACGCCTTCGTGCGTTCGGAATGCGAGGAAGCGGCGATGCGGGTGGCGCTGGCCGACGCCGCACCCTTGTATCGCGACGCGCCCGAAGCCGAGGAAGTGCGCGCGGACAGCCACGTCGCCTTCGCCGATTTCATGCGCGAAGCCCTGCCCAAGGCCAGCGACGCGGCGCGCGCGACCGCGAGCGATCTGGTGATCACGACCTTGTCGCAGGTCGGCAAGGAATTTTCCGAAACCCCGCGCAGCGCGGACGAGATCGAGACCTACGCCGAGGCGATGGCCGACATGTTCTGCGCTTACCTGCGCTCGCTCGCGCGGCGCTGA
- a CDS encoding DUF2894 domain-containing protein — translation MGAKELDPRSTIEAWRAQGADRLDRVRFHRLDAMARRADAAQGELRRVLEGRVYSLIGAYADDLRRLEVGAEPAANDNGGLNELTARLQREAVQRESAWAGAGDAEPAAFPRLAALDEFRARWSRLSLDRQVRQSLERAPANAGPLNSGRLVHRALNLMQSLSPEYLQHFLGYVDALAWMERLSEGLPEPEEAAPAAAPAKRSRKRRE, via the coding sequence ATGGGCGCTAAGGAGCTCGACCCGCGTTCGACGATCGAGGCGTGGCGCGCGCAAGGCGCCGACCGCCTCGACCGCGTGCGCTTTCACCGCCTCGACGCGATGGCGCGCCGCGCCGACGCCGCGCAGGGCGAGTTGCGGCGGGTGCTGGAAGGGCGGGTGTATTCGCTGATCGGCGCGTATGCCGACGATCTGCGGCGTCTGGAAGTCGGCGCCGAGCCGGCCGCGAACGACAACGGCGGATTGAACGAACTCACCGCGCGCCTGCAACGCGAAGCCGTGCAGCGCGAAAGCGCGTGGGCCGGCGCGGGCGACGCCGAACCCGCCGCGTTCCCGCGTCTGGCCGCGCTCGACGAATTCCGCGCGCGCTGGTCGCGCCTGAGCCTGGACCGGCAGGTGCGGCAATCGCTGGAACGCGCGCCGGCCAATGCCGGCCCGCTCAATTCCGGCCGCCTCGTGCATCGCGCGCTGAACCTGATGCAATCGCTGTCGCCGGAGTATTTGCAGCACTTCCTCGGCTACGTCGACGCCTTGGCGTGGATGGAGCGCCTGAGCGAAGGACTGCCCGAGCCGGAAGAAGCCGCGCCGGCCGCCGCGCCGGCCAAGCGCAGCCGCAAGCGCCGCGAGTGA
- a CDS encoding OmpA family protein, whose amino-acid sequence MSAEIESDLDAGVDGNAPVWAAFGDLMSVLLGVFVLILVGVIGAQMQLSSRLDEEVKQRRIEAQRRQTLERALAAPLASGRVTLVDGRIGISGSVLFALNSDQLQPEGRELLKTLAGPLSEYLRSRDEILMVSGFTDDRQVLDSNRQFADNWELSAQRALTVTRALIAAGVPENAVFAAAFGAQQPVGSNADETGRSKNRRVEIAPMPKPSASAAQAHGR is encoded by the coding sequence ATGAGCGCGGAGATCGAAAGCGACCTCGACGCCGGCGTCGACGGCAACGCGCCGGTCTGGGCCGCGTTCGGCGACCTGATGTCGGTGCTGCTGGGCGTATTCGTGCTGATCCTGGTCGGCGTGATCGGCGCGCAGATGCAGCTGTCGAGCCGGCTCGACGAGGAAGTGAAGCAGCGCCGGATCGAAGCCCAGCGCCGCCAGACCCTGGAGCGCGCGCTGGCCGCGCCGCTGGCCAGCGGGCGGGTGACCTTGGTCGACGGCCGCATCGGCATCAGCGGCAGCGTGCTGTTCGCGTTGAACTCCGATCAGTTGCAGCCCGAAGGCCGCGAGCTGCTCAAGACCCTGGCCGGGCCGCTCAGCGAATACCTGCGTTCGCGCGACGAAATCCTCATGGTCAGCGGTTTCACCGACGACCGGCAGGTGCTCGACAGCAATCGACAGTTCGCCGACAACTGGGAACTATCGGCGCAGCGCGCGCTGACGGTGACGCGCGCGCTGATCGCCGCGGGCGTGCCGGAGAACGCGGTGTTCGCCGCCGCGTTCGGCGCGCAGCAGCCGGTCGGCTCCAACGCCGACGAGACCGGGCGCAGCAAGAACCGGCGCGTGGAGATCGCGCCGATGCCCAAGCCGTCGGCGTCCGCCGCGCAGGCGCATGGGCGCTAA
- a CDS encoding DUF802 domain-containing protein produces MLKKSLFPAVFVAGLAVVCWVAAGYLGSHWLALSVVALIGAGYLAGGLELLRYRRATATLEHALDALADTPAQLSDWLGRLHPSLRNAARLRIEGERAPLPAPALAPYLVGLLVLLGMLGTLLGMTVTLRGTGLALESASDLGAIREAIAAPVAGLGFTFGTSIAGVAASAMLGLLAALCRRERAQAVQRLDAAIAGALRPHSRARQREHAFELLQRQTEAMPALVEQLQAAMAALERHSQAAHERQIEQQNAFHERTEAAYARLAESVERSLKDSIGEGARAAGAALQPAVDATMAAVARDSAALHERVGEAVQKQLDGLSAGFAAAATAAAGSWTSALADHRSGNEALLRELRGALDGFAGTFEQGAAGLLKDVSARMDGSAERSAQAWNEALSRQSDAHAGVAERNREALDSAAAAFERHAAALVKVVEGSHADLQSALESRDQQRLSAWTDAFGAMTAELGERWEQSEARSAGRQQGICETLARTSQEMSGHAQTQARETIAEISRLVDAASEAPKAAAGVVAGFEAHAAELVRIVQHSQAELQSALDSRERERLDAWTQSFGAMTAELSQRWQQAGEAAANRQQDVCDTLARTAQDVSERTQAQARDTIAEISRLVDAASQAPKAAAEVVAELRQKLSDSMVRDTAMLEERNRLLATLETLLDAVNHASGEQRAAVDALVASSAELLERAGARLSERIETDTGKLDSAAAQLSAGAVEVASLGDAFAAVVQQFGETHERLAERLHSVETALDKSLARSDEQLAYYVAQAREVVDLSVLSQKQILEELQRVADGQVAAAQAA; encoded by the coding sequence ATGCTCAAGAAATCGTTGTTTCCCGCCGTCTTCGTTGCCGGCCTGGCCGTGGTTTGCTGGGTCGCCGCCGGCTATCTGGGCTCGCATTGGCTGGCTTTGTCGGTGGTGGCGCTGATCGGCGCCGGTTATCTCGCCGGCGGCCTCGAACTGCTGCGTTACCGCCGCGCCACCGCCACGCTCGAGCACGCGCTCGACGCGCTGGCGGACACGCCGGCGCAACTGAGCGACTGGCTCGGCCGCCTGCATCCCTCGCTGCGCAACGCCGCGCGGCTGCGCATCGAAGGCGAGCGCGCGCCGCTGCCGGCGCCGGCGTTGGCGCCGTATCTGGTCGGCCTGCTGGTGCTGCTGGGCATGCTCGGCACCTTGCTCGGCATGACCGTCACCTTGCGCGGCACCGGCTTGGCGCTGGAAAGCGCGAGCGATCTGGGCGCGATCCGCGAAGCCATCGCCGCGCCAGTCGCGGGCCTGGGCTTCACCTTCGGCACCTCGATCGCCGGCGTCGCCGCGTCGGCCATGCTCGGCTTGCTCGCCGCGCTGTGCCGGCGCGAACGCGCGCAGGCCGTGCAGCGCCTGGACGCCGCCATCGCCGGCGCGCTGCGCCCGCATTCGCGCGCGCGCCAGCGCGAACACGCCTTCGAACTGCTGCAACGCCAGACCGAGGCGATGCCGGCGCTGGTCGAGCAACTGCAAGCGGCGATGGCCGCGCTGGAACGCCACAGCCAAGCCGCGCACGAGCGCCAGATCGAGCAACAAAACGCCTTCCACGAACGCACCGAGGCCGCGTACGCGCGGCTGGCCGAATCGGTGGAGCGTTCGCTCAAGGACAGCATCGGCGAAGGCGCGCGCGCCGCGGGCGCGGCGCTGCAGCCGGCGGTGGACGCGACCATGGCCGCGGTCGCGCGCGACAGCGCGGCGCTGCACGAACGCGTCGGCGAGGCGGTGCAAAAGCAGCTCGACGGCTTGTCCGCCGGTTTCGCCGCGGCCGCGACCGCCGCCGCCGGCAGTTGGACCAGCGCCCTGGCCGATCACCGCAGCGGCAACGAAGCGCTGCTGCGCGAGCTGCGCGGCGCGCTCGACGGCTTCGCCGGCACCTTCGAACAAGGCGCGGCCGGTTTGCTCAAGGACGTGTCCGCGCGCATGGACGGCAGCGCCGAGCGCAGCGCGCAGGCGTGGAATGAGGCGCTGTCGCGCCAGAGCGACGCGCATGCCGGCGTGGCCGAACGCAACCGCGAAGCGCTCGATTCCGCCGCCGCCGCGTTCGAGCGTCATGCCGCCGCCTTGGTGAAGGTGGTCGAAGGTTCGCATGCGGATCTGCAATCGGCGCTGGAATCGCGCGACCAGCAGCGCCTGTCGGCCTGGACCGACGCGTTCGGCGCGATGACCGCTGAGCTCGGCGAGCGCTGGGAGCAGTCCGAAGCGCGCAGCGCCGGCCGCCAGCAAGGCATTTGCGAGACCTTGGCGCGCACCTCGCAAGAGATGTCCGGCCATGCGCAGACTCAGGCGCGCGAGACCATCGCCGAGATTTCGCGCTTGGTCGATGCCGCCTCGGAAGCGCCCAAGGCCGCGGCCGGCGTGGTCGCCGGCTTCGAGGCGCACGCCGCCGAGTTGGTGCGGATCGTGCAGCACTCGCAGGCCGAACTGCAGTCGGCGCTGGATTCGCGCGAACGCGAACGTTTGGACGCGTGGACGCAGTCCTTCGGCGCGATGACCGCCGAGCTGAGCCAGCGCTGGCAGCAAGCCGGCGAAGCCGCGGCGAATCGCCAGCAAGACGTCTGCGACACCCTCGCGCGCACCGCGCAGGACGTGTCCGAACGCACCCAGGCGCAGGCGCGCGACACCATCGCGGAAATCTCGCGCTTGGTCGATGCCGCCTCGCAAGCGCCCAAGGCCGCGGCCGAGGTCGTCGCCGAACTGCGCCAGAAGCTGTCCGACAGCATGGTCCGCGACACCGCGATGCTGGAGGAACGCAACCGCTTGTTGGCGACGCTGGAGACCTTGCTCGACGCGGTCAACCACGCCTCCGGCGAGCAGCGCGCCGCGGTCGATGCGCTGGTCGCGTCGTCGGCCGAATTGCTCGAGCGCGCCGGCGCGCGCCTGAGCGAACGCATCGAGACCGACACCGGTAAGCTCGACAGCGCCGCCGCCCAGCTCAGCGCCGGCGCGGTGGAAGTCGCCAGCCTCGGCGACGCCTTCGCCGCCGTGGTGCAGCAGTTCGGCGAAACCCACGAACGTTTGGCCGAGCGCCTGCACAGCGTGGAAACCGCGCTGGACAAGTCGCTGGCGCGCAGCGACGAGCAGCTGGCTTACTACGTGGCGCAGGCGCGCGAAGTGGTCGATCTGAGCGTGCTGAGCCAGAAGCAGATCCTCGAGGAACTGCAGCGCGTCGCCGATGGCCAGGTCGCCGCGGCGCAGGCGGCATGA
- a CDS encoding DUF3348 family protein, with the protein MVESPRRAAVRGPTLIRLLARLADAQVAPGAPPLSDRLSQWIEWTQSLALSSALDGAAPVPGFGAPTPVDAEERECARVRQAMAAAIASDRAFAAAPAPSHAPARSAAAREDVSDFAFFRQRYLVLQQTMEAGAGRLRERLRDRLTLMSPELSKLAAMDAVMERALARRERGLLAAAPTLLARRFERLRADAQAQADARGETAAAETWLEPFRRDMHEALLAELDLRLQPSQGLLAALRARAPD; encoded by the coding sequence ATAGTGGAATCTCCCCGACGGGCGGCGGTCCGTGGTCCGACCTTGATCCGCCTGCTCGCCCGCCTCGCCGATGCGCAGGTGGCGCCCGGCGCGCCGCCGTTGTCGGACCGGCTCAGCCAATGGATCGAATGGACGCAGTCCCTGGCCCTGTCTTCGGCCCTGGACGGCGCCGCGCCCGTGCCCGGCTTCGGCGCGCCCACGCCCGTGGACGCGGAGGAGCGCGAATGCGCGCGCGTGCGTCAGGCCATGGCCGCGGCGATCGCCAGCGACCGCGCCTTCGCCGCCGCGCCCGCGCCCTCGCACGCCCCCGCGCGCTCGGCCGCCGCGCGCGAAGACGTCAGCGATTTCGCCTTCTTCCGCCAGCGCTACCTGGTGCTGCAACAGACCATGGAAGCCGGCGCCGGCCGCCTGCGCGAACGCTTGCGCGACCGCTTGACGCTGATGTCGCCCGAGCTGTCCAAGCTCGCGGCGATGGACGCGGTGATGGAACGCGCCTTGGCGCGGCGCGAACGCGGCCTGCTGGCCGCCGCACCGACGCTGCTGGCGCGACGTTTCGAACGCTTGCGCGCCGATGCGCAGGCGCAGGCCGACGCCCGCGGCGAGACCGCGGCGGCCGAGACTTGGCTGGAGCCGTTCCGCCGCGACATGCACGAAGCATTGCTCGCCGAACTGGATCTTCGTTTACAACCCTCGCAGGGCCTGCTCGCCGCCCTGCGCGCTCGCGCACCCGACTGA
- a CDS encoding helix-turn-helix domain-containing protein — MSEASRTDPYADCRIVLDVLGRIGDKWTVMVVGALAAGPQRFNAMRRGIDGISHRMLTLTLRTLERDGLVSRTVHPSVPPAVEYELTALGRSLIGPLRGLADWALEHRDEIQAARSRG; from the coding sequence ATGAGCGAGGCGAGCCGAACCGATCCCTACGCCGATTGCCGGATCGTGCTCGACGTGCTCGGCCGCATCGGCGACAAATGGACGGTGATGGTGGTCGGCGCGCTGGCCGCCGGCCCGCAGCGTTTCAATGCGATGCGGCGCGGGATCGACGGCATTTCGCATCGGATGCTGACCTTGACCTTGCGCACGCTGGAACGCGACGGGCTGGTGTCGCGCACCGTGCATCCGAGCGTGCCGCCGGCGGTGGAGTACGAACTCACCGCGCTGGGGCGCTCGCTGATCGGCCCGTTGCGCGGCTTGGCGGACTGGGCGCTGGAGCATCGCGACGAGATCCAAGCCGCGCGTTCGCGCGGGTAG
- a CDS encoding NAD(P)H-binding protein: MKIGIGGASGQLGAAAVTQTKARAGAAAVVAISRTPQAVRGADETRHGDYDRPDSLLDAYRGLDRLLLVPGPDVRPGVRARQLVAAIDAAVAAGVSHVVLISSAATREAAEPSMYAPYWAAEQHLMRTAPRWTILRMNYFAESFAQILQRGAASGVIAGLAENRVAYVAREDVAAAAAGILAGDGHAGAIYHATGPAALGGAQRAAIAAEALDQPLRFVAVDEARLRAGIAAAGIPAEYGDAVVDIEKSFAAGSFDIVTGDVERLSGRAPMALSDVLQRECRRPAAQDRA, encoded by the coding sequence ATGAAAATCGGGATCGGCGGCGCCAGCGGACAGCTCGGCGCCGCGGCGGTGACGCAGACCAAGGCCCGCGCCGGCGCGGCCGCGGTGGTGGCGATTTCGCGCACGCCGCAAGCGGTGCGCGGCGCCGACGAAACGCGCCATGGAGACTACGACCGGCCGGACAGCCTGCTCGACGCGTATCGCGGGCTCGACCGCCTGCTGCTGGTGCCCGGCCCCGATGTCCGCCCGGGCGTGCGCGCGCGCCAGCTCGTCGCCGCCATCGACGCGGCCGTCGCCGCCGGCGTGAGCCATGTGGTGCTGATTTCCTCGGCCGCCACCCGCGAAGCGGCGGAGCCGTCGATGTACGCCCCGTACTGGGCCGCCGAACAGCATCTGATGCGCACGGCGCCGCGCTGGACGATCCTGCGCATGAACTATTTCGCCGAATCCTTCGCGCAAATCCTGCAGCGCGGCGCCGCCAGCGGCGTCATCGCCGGCTTGGCCGAAAACCGCGTGGCCTACGTGGCGCGCGAGGACGTGGCGGCCGCGGCGGCCGGCATCCTCGCCGGCGACGGCCACGCCGGCGCGATCTACCACGCCACCGGCCCGGCCGCGCTCGGCGGCGCGCAGCGCGCGGCGATCGCCGCCGAAGCGCTGGACCAGCCGCTGCGCTTCGTCGCCGTGGACGAGGCGCGACTGCGCGCCGGCATCGCCGCGGCCGGCATCCCGGCCGAGTACGGCGACGCCGTGGTCGACATCGAAAAGAGCTTCGCCGCCGGCAGCTTCGACATCGTCACCGGCGACGTGGAGCGCCTGTCCGGACGCGCGCCGATGGCCCTGTCCGACGTGCTGCAGCGCGAATGCCGGCGCCCGGCCGCGCAGGACCGGGCTTAA